The following proteins are encoded in a genomic region of Stutzerimonas stutzeri:
- a CDS encoding ABC transporter ATP-binding protein, whose translation MSAVEIQGVNQRYGSMTVLHDLNLTLAEGEVLGLFGHNGAGKTTSMKLILGLLSPSEGQVRVLGRAPADPAVRRELGYLPENVTFYPQLSGRETLRHFARLKGAPLTQVDELLEQVGLAHAAERRVKTYSKGMRQRLGLAQALLGEPRLLLLDEPTVGLDPIATGDLYQLIDRLRQRGTSVILCSHVLPGVEAHINRAAILAKGRLQAVGSLAQLRVEAGLPTRIRASGVDNGAAWLQRWDAAGHSARSLGERSVEVSAINGHKLPLLRELLGEGEPDDIEIHQPSLEDLYRYYMQRAGDVRTAEGTL comes from the coding sequence ATGAGCGCTGTCGAGATCCAGGGCGTGAACCAGCGTTACGGCAGCATGACCGTGCTGCATGATCTGAACCTGACCCTCGCCGAGGGCGAGGTGCTGGGCCTGTTCGGCCATAACGGCGCCGGCAAGACCACCAGCATGAAACTCATCCTCGGCCTGCTGTCGCCCAGCGAAGGGCAGGTGCGGGTGCTGGGCCGCGCGCCGGCCGATCCGGCGGTGCGCCGCGAGCTCGGTTACCTGCCGGAAAACGTGACCTTCTACCCGCAGCTCAGCGGCCGCGAGACGCTGCGCCACTTCGCCCGACTCAAGGGGGCGCCACTGACGCAGGTCGATGAGCTGCTCGAACAGGTGGGCCTGGCCCATGCCGCCGAGCGCCGGGTCAAGACCTATTCCAAGGGCATGCGCCAACGCCTCGGCCTGGCTCAGGCGCTGCTCGGCGAACCGCGCCTGCTGCTGCTCGACGAGCCGACGGTGGGGCTGGATCCGATTGCCACCGGCGATCTCTATCAGCTGATCGACCGGCTGCGCCAGCGTGGCACCAGCGTCATCCTCTGTTCCCATGTGCTGCCTGGCGTCGAGGCGCATATCAATCGCGCGGCGATCCTGGCCAAGGGCCGCTTGCAGGCAGTCGGCAGCCTGGCGCAATTGCGGGTCGAGGCGGGGCTGCCGACCCGCATCCGCGCCAGTGGCGTCGATAACGGCGCCGCCTGGCTGCAGCGCTGGGATGCGGCGGGGCACTCGGCGCGTTCGCTGGGCGAGCGCAGCGTCGAGGTCAGCGCCATCAACGGCCACAAGTTGCCGCTGCTGCGCGAGCTGCTCGGCGAAGGCGAGCCGGACGACATCGAGATCCACCAGCCCTCGCTGGAAGATCTGTACCGCTACTACATGCAGCGCGCCGGCGACGTGCGCACGGCGGAGGGCACGCTATGA
- a CDS encoding ABC transporter permease, whose amino-acid sequence MNPVWNIARKELSDGLRNRWLLAISLLFAVLAVGIAWLGAAASGQLGFTSIPATVASLASLATFLMPLIALLLAYDAIVGEDEGGTLMLLLTYPLGRGQILLGKFVGHGLILALAVLIGFGCAMLAIAVLVDDIEIGTLLWAFGRFMVSSTLLGWVFLAMAYVLSSKVSEKSSAAGLALGVWFVFVLVFDLVLLALLVLSEGKFSPEALPWLLLLNPTDIYRLINLSGFDGGTAMGVLSLGSDLPVPAAVLWLCLLLWVGASLLLAYGVFRRRLA is encoded by the coding sequence ATGAACCCGGTCTGGAACATCGCCCGCAAGGAGCTCAGCGACGGCCTGCGCAACCGCTGGTTGCTGGCTATCAGCCTGCTGTTCGCAGTGCTGGCGGTGGGCATCGCCTGGCTCGGCGCCGCGGCGTCCGGTCAGCTCGGCTTCACCTCGATCCCCGCCACGGTGGCGAGCCTCGCCAGCCTGGCGACTTTCCTGATGCCGCTGATCGCGCTGCTGCTGGCCTACGACGCCATCGTCGGCGAGGACGAGGGCGGCACCCTGATGTTGCTGCTGACCTACCCACTGGGCCGCGGGCAGATCCTGCTCGGCAAGTTCGTCGGCCACGGGCTGATCCTGGCGCTGGCCGTGCTGATCGGCTTTGGCTGCGCGATGCTGGCCATTGCGGTGTTGGTCGACGATATCGAGATCGGCACGCTGCTCTGGGCGTTCGGCCGCTTCATGGTCTCCTCGACCCTGCTCGGCTGGGTGTTCCTGGCGATGGCCTACGTGCTGAGCAGCAAGGTGAGCGAGAAGTCCAGCGCGGCTGGGCTGGCGCTCGGCGTGTGGTTCGTCTTCGTGCTGGTCTTCGACCTGGTGCTGCTGGCACTGCTGGTGCTCAGCGAAGGCAAGTTCAGCCCCGAAGCGCTGCCCTGGTTGCTGCTGCTCAACCCGACCGATATCTATCGACTGATCAACCTGTCCGGCTTCGACGGTGGCACTGCCATGGGCGTGCTGTCGCTGGGCAGCGATCTGCCGGTGCCGGCGGCCGTCCTCTGGCTGTGCCTGCTGCTCTGGGTGGGCGCGTCGCTGCTGCTGGCCTACGGCGTGTTCCGTCGCCGTCTGGCATGA
- a CDS encoding acyl-CoA dehydrogenase family protein — MHFAYSPRVEALRQQLIAFMDQYIVPRVGAWQMEVAAGAYPVSFMEDLKALARSEGLWNLFLPSLGEDEPGTGLSNLEYAPLAEIMGRVQWASEVFNCNAPDTGNMELLHLFASPEQRERWLKPLLEGEIRSAFAMTEPDVPSSDATNIQTLIRRDGDDYVINGRKWFITNASHPNCKLLIVMGKTDPDAETHQQQSMILVPFDTPGVERVRNIPVMNHLAPEGHCELLLRNVRVPVANLLGQEGQGFMMAQARLGPGRIHHCMRAIGMAELALELMVERCQERKAFGRYLQQYSNVADWIAESRIEIEQARLLVLKTAWMIDEVGAKAARKEIAMIKALVPRMQTRVVDRAMQVYGAMGLTPDTPLADMWTGGRALRFADGPDQVHLRSIAKMEIKASEATRGATAAYLTPPGRH; from the coding sequence ATGCATTTCGCCTACAGCCCACGTGTCGAGGCGCTGCGCCAGCAGCTCATCGCGTTCATGGACCAATACATCGTGCCGCGTGTCGGCGCCTGGCAGATGGAGGTCGCCGCCGGCGCCTACCCGGTGTCGTTCATGGAGGATCTCAAGGCGCTGGCGCGTTCGGAAGGGCTGTGGAACCTGTTCCTGCCCTCGCTCGGCGAGGACGAGCCGGGCACGGGCCTGAGCAACCTTGAATACGCGCCGCTGGCCGAGATCATGGGGCGCGTGCAGTGGGCGTCCGAAGTGTTCAACTGCAACGCGCCGGACACCGGCAACATGGAGCTGCTGCACCTGTTCGCCTCCCCCGAGCAGCGCGAGCGCTGGTTGAAACCGCTGCTCGAAGGCGAGATCCGTTCGGCCTTCGCCATGACCGAGCCGGATGTTCCGTCCTCCGATGCCACCAATATCCAGACGCTGATCCGCCGCGATGGCGACGATTACGTGATCAACGGACGCAAGTGGTTCATCACCAACGCCTCGCATCCCAACTGCAAGCTGCTGATCGTGATGGGCAAGACCGACCCGGACGCCGAGACCCACCAGCAGCAGAGCATGATCCTGGTGCCCTTCGACACGCCCGGCGTCGAGCGGGTGCGCAATATTCCGGTGATGAATCACCTGGCGCCGGAAGGCCACTGCGAGCTGCTGCTGCGTAACGTGCGGGTACCGGTCGCCAATCTGCTCGGCCAGGAAGGGCAGGGCTTCATGATGGCCCAGGCGCGACTCGGCCCGGGGCGTATCCACCATTGCATGCGGGCGATCGGCATGGCCGAGCTGGCGCTGGAGCTGATGGTCGAGCGCTGCCAGGAGCGCAAGGCGTTTGGCAGGTATCTGCAGCAGTATTCCAACGTCGCCGACTGGATCGCCGAGTCGCGCATCGAGATCGAGCAGGCGCGCCTGCTGGTGCTCAAGACCGCCTGGATGATCGACGAAGTCGGCGCCAAGGCGGCGCGCAAGGAGATCGCCATGATCAAGGCACTGGTGCCACGGATGCAGACCCGGGTCGTCGATCGGGCCATGCAGGTCTACGGCGCCATGGGCCTGACGCCGGATACGCCGCTGGCCGACATGTGGACCGGCGGACGCGCGCTGCGCTTCGCCGATGGTCCGGACCAGGTGCACCTGCGCAGCATCGCGAAGATGGAGATCAAGGCCAGCGAAGCCACCCGCGGCGCCACCGCTGCCTACCTGACCCCGCCCGGGCGGCACTGA
- a CDS encoding nitrous oxide reductase family maturation protein NosD: MLRSQALSTLQPLAALLLALFCGVAEAAPQPITALPLAADGEHRWLLPAGEYLGSFSIDEPLQLRCAPGAIIDAQGEGNALTITAADVRIQGCTLRNWGRNLTDLNSAVFVGPKAQGAVIEDNRMQGPGSGVWVDSTHDVSVLGNDIQGDPTTRSQDRGNGIHLYAVKGARVIGNRVRETRDGIYIDTSNGNLLQDNVLEDLRYGVHYMFSNDNRVIGNVTRRTRTGYALMQSRKLTVIGNRSEQDQNYGMLMNYITYSTIRDNVVRNVQSGDTGGDSMISGGEGKALFIYNSLFNSIENNHFENSALGIHLTAGSEDNRIAGNAFVGNQQQVKYVATRTQEWSVDGRGNYWSDYLGWDRNNDGLGDVAYEPNDNVDRLLWLYPQVRLLMNSPSIEVLRWVQRAFPVVKSPGVQDSHPLMKPPIEPFSSKAQEPTP, translated from the coding sequence GTGCTCAGATCTCAGGCGTTATCCACGTTACAACCGCTGGCAGCGCTGCTGCTGGCCCTTTTCTGTGGCGTGGCCGAGGCCGCGCCGCAACCCATCACCGCGCTGCCGCTTGCAGCGGACGGTGAGCACCGCTGGCTGTTGCCGGCGGGCGAATACCTGGGCTCGTTCAGCATCGACGAGCCGCTGCAACTGCGTTGCGCGCCCGGTGCGATCATCGATGCGCAGGGCGAGGGCAATGCCCTGACCATCACCGCCGCAGATGTTCGTATCCAGGGCTGCACCCTGCGCAACTGGGGGCGCAACCTGACCGACCTCAATTCCGCCGTGTTCGTCGGGCCGAAGGCGCAGGGCGCAGTGATCGAGGACAACCGCATGCAGGGCCCGGGCTCGGGCGTCTGGGTCGACTCCACCCACGACGTCAGCGTGCTCGGCAACGATATTCAGGGTGATCCGACGACCCGTTCGCAGGACCGCGGTAACGGCATCCACCTCTACGCCGTCAAAGGCGCCCGGGTGATCGGCAACCGGGTCCGCGAGACGCGTGACGGCATCTACATCGACACCTCCAACGGCAACCTGCTGCAGGACAACGTGCTCGAAGACCTGCGCTACGGCGTGCATTACATGTTCTCCAACGACAACCGGGTGATCGGCAACGTCACGCGGCGCACCCGCACCGGCTACGCGCTGATGCAGAGCCGCAAGCTGACGGTGATTGGCAACCGTTCCGAGCAGGACCAGAACTACGGCATGCTGATGAACTACATCACCTACTCGACTATTCGCGACAACGTCGTCCGCAATGTCCAGTCCGGTGATACCGGTGGCGACAGCATGATTTCGGGTGGCGAAGGCAAGGCGCTGTTCATCTACAACTCGCTGTTCAACAGCATCGAGAACAACCACTTCGAGAACAGCGCGCTGGGTATCCACCTGACCGCGGGCTCGGAGGACAACCGCATCGCCGGCAATGCCTTCGTCGGCAACCAACAGCAGGTCAAATACGTCGCCACCCGCACCCAGGAATGGTCGGTGGACGGCCGTGGCAACTACTGGAGCGACTACCTGGGCTGGGACCGCAACAACGACGGGCTGGGCGATGTGGCCTACGAGCCCAACGACAACGTCGACCGCCTGCTGTGGCTGTATCCGCAGGTGCGGTTGCTGATGAACAGCCCGAGCATCGAAGTGTTGCGCTGGGTCCAGCGCGCCTTTCCGGTGGTCAAGTCTCCCGGCGTGCAGGACAGCCATCCGCTGATGAAGCCGCCAATCGAACCCTTTTCAAGCAAAGCGCAGGAGCCAACGCCATGA
- the nosR gene encoding transcriptional regulator NosR — translation MVPRKFLSLAGTSGTWVKGLVFLLSLVFGALPLQAKDYEAEQQRIEQFFPGASVSAAEGEYQVRTLRKGDEVLGYAFQSINVVDIPAYSGKPINIQVLLDPQGVFVDAYVLEHHEPILLVGIPVEKLHAFTAKYQGIKVDQRVVVGHSSDESAVTIDAVTGATVTVMVVNEIVMRAAHDVAVSLGLVEDKAGTAQKPATIRLDDYQPASWSELTGNGAIRRLHLTRGDIDQAFKGTEAEGIDEAAANAASETFIDLYAAEVNPPTIGRNLLGESQYQSLMDGLKPGEHAVAVMASGDYSFKGSGYVRGGIFDRVQLRQFGNVISFHDRDFQRLDDVYAEGIPDFSEMAIFIVREHVAFDPGSPWTLELLVRRQTGPVSGVFTSFELPYQMPEAYLDRPQPSAEELAAAEEASRPMWVNIWYQKSFQIGVILVALALLTVILFLQDTFTRRPHFLHWLRRGYLVFTVVFIGWYALGQLSVVNALTFVHALFQDFRWELFLTDPVIFILWVFTAASILLWGRGVFCGWLCPFGALQELINEAARKLKVPQYELPFAVHERLWAIKYIVLLVLFGISLESMMMAEKAAEVEPFKTAITLHFDRQWWFVAYAVLLLVINLFTRKVYCRYICPLGAALSISSKVRLFDWLKRRPECGSPCQLCAKECEIQAIHPDGHINHNECHYCLDCQMTYHNENKCPPLILKNKRAKRGKKAPAGPTLIPVVQVMDPQSEAPAQ, via the coding sequence ATGGTGCCCCGTAAGTTCTTGTCCTTGGCCGGTACGTCGGGTACTTGGGTCAAGGGTCTTGTCTTTCTTCTGAGTCTGGTCTTTGGCGCGCTGCCGCTGCAGGCCAAGGATTACGAAGCCGAGCAACAGCGCATCGAGCAGTTCTTCCCTGGCGCAAGCGTCTCGGCTGCCGAGGGCGAGTACCAGGTGCGCACCCTGCGCAAGGGCGACGAGGTGCTGGGCTACGCCTTCCAGAGCATCAACGTGGTGGACATCCCGGCGTATTCCGGCAAGCCGATCAATATCCAGGTGCTGCTCGATCCCCAGGGTGTGTTCGTCGATGCCTACGTCCTTGAGCACCACGAGCCGATCCTGCTGGTGGGCATTCCGGTGGAGAAACTCCACGCCTTCACCGCCAAGTACCAGGGCATCAAGGTCGATCAGCGGGTGGTGGTCGGTCATTCCAGCGACGAGAGCGCCGTCACCATCGATGCCGTCACCGGTGCCACCGTGACCGTCATGGTGGTCAACGAGATCGTCATGCGCGCCGCACACGATGTCGCGGTGTCCCTCGGGCTGGTCGAAGACAAGGCCGGTACCGCGCAGAAGCCGGCCACGATTCGCCTGGATGACTACCAGCCGGCCAGCTGGAGCGAGCTCACCGGCAATGGCGCGATTCGCCGCCTGCACCTGACCCGTGGCGACATCGACCAGGCCTTCAAGGGCACCGAGGCCGAGGGTATCGACGAAGCCGCCGCGAATGCCGCCAGCGAAACCTTCATCGACCTCTACGCCGCCGAGGTCAACCCGCCGACCATCGGCCGCAACCTGCTCGGCGAGAGCCAGTACCAGTCACTGATGGACGGCCTGAAGCCGGGTGAACACGCGGTGGCGGTCATGGCCAGCGGCGACTACTCCTTCAAGGGCTCGGGCTACGTACGTGGCGGCATCTTCGATCGCGTGCAGCTGCGCCAGTTCGGCAATGTCATCAGCTTCCACGACCGCGATTTCCAGCGCCTCGACGACGTCTACGCCGAGGGCATCCCGGACTTCAGCGAAATGGCGATCTTCATCGTCCGCGAGCACGTCGCCTTCGATCCGGGCTCGCCCTGGACGCTGGAATTGCTGGTGCGGCGCCAGACCGGGCCGGTCAGCGGTGTGTTCACCAGCTTCGAGCTGCCCTACCAGATGCCCGAGGCCTACCTCGACCGCCCGCAGCCGAGCGCCGAGGAACTGGCGGCGGCCGAAGAGGCCAGCCGGCCGATGTGGGTCAACATCTGGTACCAGAAGAGCTTCCAGATCGGCGTGATCCTGGTCGCCCTGGCGTTGCTGACCGTGATCCTGTTCCTGCAGGACACCTTCACCCGCCGCCCGCATTTCCTGCACTGGCTGCGCCGCGGCTACCTGGTGTTCACCGTGGTGTTCATTGGCTGGTACGCCCTCGGGCAGCTGTCGGTGGTCAACGCGCTGACCTTCGTCCACGCGCTGTTCCAGGACTTCCGTTGGGAGCTGTTCCTCACCGACCCGGTGATCTTCATCCTCTGGGTGTTCACCGCCGCGAGCATCCTGCTCTGGGGCCGCGGCGTGTTCTGCGGCTGGCTGTGCCCCTTCGGCGCGCTGCAGGAGCTGATCAACGAGGCCGCGCGCAAGCTGAAGGTCCCGCAATACGAGCTGCCGTTCGCCGTGCATGAGCGGCTCTGGGCGATCAAGTACATCGTGCTGCTGGTGCTGTTCGGCATCTCGCTGGAGTCGATGATGATGGCCGAGAAGGCTGCCGAGGTGGAGCCGTTCAAGACCGCCATCACCCTGCATTTCGATCGCCAATGGTGGTTCGTCGCCTACGCGGTGCTGCTGCTGGTCATCAACCTGTTCACCCGCAAGGTGTACTGCCGCTACATCTGCCCGCTGGGCGCGGCGCTGTCGATCAGCAGCAAGGTCCGCCTGTTCGACTGGCTCAAGCGCCGTCCGGAATGCGGCAGCCCCTGCCAGCTGTGCGCCAAGGAGTGCGAGATCCAGGCGATTCATCCCGATGGGCACATCAACCACAACGAGTGCCATTACTGCCTCGATTGCCAGATGACCTATCACAACGAAAACAAGTGCCCGCCGCTGATCCTGAAGAACAAGCGCGCCAAGCGCGGCAAGAAGGCTCCGGCTGGCCCGACGCTGATTCCCGTAGTGCAAGTGATGGACCCACAGAGCGAGGCGCCTGCGCAGTAG
- the nosZ gene encoding TAT-dependent nitrous-oxide reductase, producing the protein MSDKETKNPQALEKTGLSRRGFLGASAMTGAAVAATALAGGVMTRESWAAAVKESKSKIHVAPGELDDYYGFWSGGHQGEVRVLGVPSMRELMRIPVFNVDSATGWGLTNESREIMGESAKYLNGDCHHPHISMTDGKYDGKYLFINDKANSRVARIRLDIMKCDKMLTVPNVQAIHGLRLQKVPHTKYVFANAEFVIPHPNDGTNFDLQADSAYTMFNVIDAEKMEMAFQVIVDGNLDNTDADYTGKYAASTCYNSEKATDLGGMMRNERDWVVVYHIPRIEAAIKAGKFTTLGDSKVPVVDGRAGSEFTRYIPVPKNPHGCNTSSDGKYFIANGKLSPTVTMIEIAKLDDLFDNKLKDPRDTVAAEPELGLGPLHTTFDGRGNAYTTLFIDSQVVKWNMADAIRAYKGEKVNYIKQKLDVQYQPGHLHASLTETSEADGQWLVALCKFSKDRFLSTGPLHPENDQLIDISGDEMKLVHDGPTYAEPHDCILARRDQIKPKKIWDRKDPYFAAAVERAKKDGITLETDNKVIRDGNKVRVYMTSSAPTYGVGEFTVKQGDEVTVIITNIDEIEDVTHGFCMTNHGVSMEISPQQTSSITFIADKPGLHWYYCNWFCHALHMEMVGRMLVEPA; encoded by the coding sequence ATGAGCGACAAAGAAACCAAGAACCCCCAAGCATTGGAGAAGACCGGCCTCAGTCGCCGCGGCTTCCTCGGGGCCAGCGCCATGACCGGCGCGGCAGTCGCTGCCACGGCACTGGCCGGTGGCGTGATGACGCGCGAATCCTGGGCGGCTGCGGTCAAGGAGTCCAAGTCCAAGATCCACGTCGCCCCCGGCGAGCTGGACGACTACTACGGCTTCTGGAGCGGCGGCCACCAGGGCGAGGTGCGCGTATTGGGCGTGCCCTCGATGCGCGAGCTGATGCGCATCCCGGTGTTCAACGTCGACTCGGCCACCGGTTGGGGCCTGACCAACGAAAGCCGCGAGATCATGGGCGAGAGCGCCAAGTACCTCAACGGCGACTGCCACCACCCGCACATCTCCATGACCGACGGCAAGTACGACGGCAAGTACCTGTTCATCAACGACAAGGCCAACAGCCGCGTTGCGCGTATCCGTCTGGACATCATGAAGTGCGACAAGATGCTCACCGTGCCGAACGTCCAGGCCATCCACGGCCTGCGTCTGCAGAAGGTGCCGCACACCAAGTACGTGTTCGCCAACGCCGAGTTCGTCATTCCGCACCCCAATGACGGCACCAATTTCGACCTGCAGGCCGATAGCGCCTACACCATGTTCAACGTCATCGACGCCGAGAAGATGGAGATGGCCTTCCAGGTCATCGTCGACGGCAACCTGGACAACACCGACGCCGACTACACCGGCAAGTACGCGGCATCCACCTGCTACAACTCGGAGAAGGCCACCGACCTGGGCGGCATGATGCGCAACGAGCGCGACTGGGTCGTGGTGTACCACATCCCGCGCATCGAAGCGGCGATCAAAGCCGGCAAGTTCACTACCCTCGGCGACTCCAAGGTGCCAGTGGTCGATGGCCGCGCCGGTTCCGAATTCACCCGCTACATCCCGGTGCCGAAGAACCCGCACGGCTGCAACACCTCGTCCGACGGCAAGTACTTCATCGCCAACGGCAAGCTGTCGCCCACCGTGACCATGATCGAGATCGCCAAGCTCGATGACCTGTTCGACAACAAGCTCAAGGACCCGCGCGACACGGTCGCTGCCGAACCCGAGCTGGGCCTGGGCCCGCTGCACACCACCTTCGACGGTCGCGGCAACGCCTATACCACGCTGTTCATCGACAGCCAGGTGGTCAAGTGGAACATGGCCGACGCGATCCGTGCCTACAAGGGCGAGAAGGTCAACTACATCAAGCAGAAGCTCGATGTGCAGTACCAGCCGGGCCACCTGCATGCCTCGCTGACCGAAACCAGCGAAGCCGATGGTCAATGGTTGGTGGCGCTGTGCAAGTTCTCCAAGGACCGCTTCCTGTCGACCGGCCCGCTGCACCCGGAAAACGACCAGCTGATCGACATCTCCGGCGACGAGATGAAGCTGGTGCACGACGGCCCGACCTACGCCGAGCCGCACGACTGCATCCTGGCCCGTCGCGACCAGATCAAGCCGAAGAAGATCTGGGACCGCAAGGATCCCTACTTCGCCGCCGCGGTCGAGCGCGCCAAGAAGGACGGCATCACCCTGGAGACCGACAACAAGGTCATCCGTGACGGCAACAAGGTGCGCGTCTACATGACCTCGTCGGCGCCGACCTACGGTGTCGGCGAGTTCACCGTCAAGCAGGGCGACGAAGTGACCGTGATCATCACCAACATCGACGAGATCGAGGACGTGACCCACGGCTTCTGCATGACCAACCACGGTGTGAGCATGGAGATCAGCCCGCAGCAGACCTCCTCGATCACCTTCATTGCCGACAAGCCCGGGCTGCACTGGTACTACTGCAACTGGTTCTGCCACGCGCTGCACATGGAAATGGTCGGCCGCATGCTGGTCGAACCGGCGTAA
- a CDS encoding DUF488 domain-containing protein, protein MIHCKRAYDPPGPDDGHRVLVDRLWPRNLRKDALALDDWRKELAPSTELRRAFKTGKKSFESFRDGYRHELAGHPEHWWPLLDIAAQGPLTLIYAARDERQNNAQVLAEWLEEELERRSEPSSPTCYAGQRMA, encoded by the coding sequence ATGATTCACTGCAAACGTGCCTACGACCCGCCCGGACCCGACGATGGCCATCGCGTACTGGTCGACCGGCTCTGGCCGCGCAACCTGCGCAAGGACGCGTTGGCGCTGGACGACTGGCGCAAGGAGCTCGCGCCCTCGACCGAGCTGCGGCGCGCCTTCAAGACGGGCAAGAAGAGCTTCGAGAGCTTTCGCGACGGCTATCGGCATGAATTGGCGGGCCACCCGGAACATTGGTGGCCACTGCTGGACATCGCGGCTCAGGGCCCGCTGACCTTGATCTACGCCGCGCGAGACGAACGGCAGAACAACGCGCAGGTGTTGGCCGAGTGGCTGGAAGAGGAGCTGGAGCGGCGCAGCGAGCCCAGCTCGCCCACCTGTTATGCCGGCCAGCGCATGGCGTGA
- a CDS encoding nitrous oxide reductase accessory protein NosL: MNALYIRPPRLLLAAALLFGLAACNEPEQNAKGLDPVAFHASDECHVCGMAISDFPGPKGQAVGKGGVKKFCSTAELLGWWLQPENRVLDVKLYVHDMGRSTWEQPDDHYLIDATSAYYVAGTHLKGAMGAVLATFAKEEDAKRLAAEQGGRVLRFDEIDQAVLQPATAMHDMGGHQQAHAGH; this comes from the coding sequence ATGAATGCGCTATATATCCGCCCGCCACGTCTGTTGCTCGCCGCGGCGCTGCTGTTCGGCCTGGCGGCCTGCAACGAGCCCGAGCAGAACGCGAAGGGGCTTGATCCGGTGGCTTTCCATGCGTCGGATGAGTGCCACGTCTGCGGCATGGCAATCAGCGATTTCCCCGGCCCCAAAGGCCAGGCAGTGGGGAAGGGTGGGGTGAAGAAATTCTGCTCCACGGCGGAGCTGCTCGGCTGGTGGCTGCAACCGGAGAACCGCGTGCTCGACGTGAAACTCTACGTGCACGACATGGGGCGCAGCACCTGGGAACAACCCGATGACCATTACCTGATCGATGCGACCAGCGCCTACTATGTCGCCGGTACGCATTTGAAAGGAGCGATGGGCGCGGTGCTGGCGACCTTCGCCAAGGAAGAGGATGCCAAGCGCCTGGCGGCCGAGCAGGGCGGTCGGGTGCTGCGCTTCGACGAGATCGACCAGGCCGTGCTGCAACCGGCAACGGCCATGCACGACATGGGCGGCCATCAACAGGCGCATGCGGGCCATTGA
- the tatA gene encoding twin-arginine translocase TatA/TatE family subunit → MGISIWQLLIVLLIVVMLFGTKRLRGLGSDLGGAISGFRKSMSDGENTAADAVKHEPK, encoded by the coding sequence ATGGGTATCAGTATCTGGCAACTCCTGATCGTGCTGCTGATCGTGGTCATGCTGTTCGGCACCAAGCGCTTGCGCGGCCTGGGCTCCGACCTGGGCGGCGCGATCAGTGGCTTCCGCAAATCCATGAGCGACGGTGAAAACACCGCGGCCGATGCGGTCAAGCACGAGCCGAAATAG
- a CDS encoding CopD family copper resistance protein: MSYSLLHVTHLLAAIFFIGTLFVEVAVLGRVRQQIEPTTMQAVDKAIGARLRVVLHGVVVFVYGAGIGLAWQHRQALAHPFSSSFATLLSLKILLAIGVFFTFGLVAMLLRSGRMTPSRYRLIHWAIFAQMVGIVLLAKGMFYLHW, translated from the coding sequence ATGAGCTACTCCCTGTTGCATGTCACGCATCTGCTGGCGGCGATCTTTTTCATTGGCACGCTGTTCGTCGAGGTGGCGGTGCTCGGGCGGGTGCGCCAGCAGATCGAGCCCACGACCATGCAGGCGGTAGACAAGGCCATCGGCGCCCGCCTGCGAGTGGTGCTGCACGGGGTGGTGGTGTTCGTCTACGGCGCCGGTATCGGCCTGGCCTGGCAGCATCGCCAGGCGCTCGCCCATCCGTTTTCCAGCAGCTTCGCGACGCTGCTGTCGCTGAAGATCCTGCTGGCGATCGGCGTGTTCTTCACCTTCGGGCTGGTGGCCATGTTGTTGCGCAGCGGGCGCATGACGCCGTCGCGCTACCGGCTGATCCACTGGGCGATCTTCGCGCAGATGGTCGGCATCGTGCTGCTGGCCAAGGGCATGTTCTACCTGCACTGGTAG